CACTGGCTACTGCTGTGGCAGCACAGGTAGGAACTGGAAATCTGGCTGGGGCAGCTACTGCTATAGCAGCAGGAGGACCTGGAGCAATATTCTGGATGTGGGTTACAGCTTTTTTTGGAATGGCAACTATATTTGCTGAAGCTGTTCTTGCTCAGATATACAAAGAGGATATAAATGGAGAGGTAAGAGGAGGACCAGCATTTTACATCAGTAAAGGATTAAAATGTAAAGGTTTAGCAGTATTCTTTTCCATTACTATAATAATCGCTCTTGGGTTTGTAGGAAATATGGTACAGGCAAATTCCATAGGAGAAGCATTTAATGAGGCATTTGGAATAAATCCTATAATAATGGGAGCTGTAACAGTTGTTATAGCAGGACTTATATTCAAAGGGGGAGTTAAGCAAATAGCTTCTTTTACAGAAAAAGTAGTTCCTTTTATGGCTGTATTATATATAATAGGAGGACTGTATATACTTCTTTCTAACTTGAGTGGAACTATCCACGGTATAGAAATGATATTTGTAGGAGCATTCAATCCTAGAGCTGCCACTGGAGGACTATTAGGAGTGGGGGTGAAACAGGCTGTAAGATATGGAGTTGCAAGAGGATTGTTTTCCAATGAAGCAGGAATGGGAAGTACACCTCATGCCCATGCTATAGCCAAGGTCAGGAATCCTGTAGATCAAGGTATAGTTGCAATGTTTGGAGTATTTTTTGATACATTTATAATACTTACTATAACTGCTCTTATAATATTGTCAAATGTGCCAATAGATGGAAAAATGACAGGTATATCATTGACACAGTTTGCATTTAAACAAGGAATGGGACAATTAGGAACGATATTTGTAGCTGTTGCTCTTCTTTTCTTTGCTTTTTCTACTATTATAGGCTGGTATTTCTTCGGTGAAGCAAATATCAGATATCTTTTTTCCAGTAAGAAAAGTGTGGACATATATTCATATGTGGTTTTAGTTTTCATATTTCTAGGCTGTCTTTTAAAAGTGGAACTAGTATGGGAACTTGCTGATATGTTCAACGGACTTATGGTACTGCCTAATATAATCGCACTTATTGGATTATCTGGTGTAGTTAAAAAAGGACTGGAAGAATATAATAGAAAAGAAGGAAACTTTAAATAGAAAAGAACATTTTACTTAAAGAATTTTCAATAGTGTGTAGGAAAAAAATAAAAGATTTGACAAAACTGTCTTTAGGGAATATAATCGTAAAAAAGAATATAATAATTAAACTGCTAGGGGAGCTGAAAAGCTGAGAAGGATAAAACCTGACCCTTGGAACCTGATCTGGATAGTACCAGCGGAGGGAAGCAAGTTTATTTTTCAGCCTTATTGTAATTTATCTGGCAGAAAGAGAAAAATAATTGCTCTGTACCCTTCGGTATAGGGCATTTTTTATTTTCTGCTCTATAGCTCAGGAATAAAAATAACAGGAGGAAAAGTATGTATTCTACACAAATGGAAGCAGCAAAAAAAGGTATTTTCACAAAAGAGATGGAGATAGTAGCAAGAGATGAAAATCTGACAAAAGAGGAACTTATGGAGAAGATGGCTCAAGGTAGAGTTGTAATACCAGCCAATATTAACCATAAAAATCTTTATCCAAGAGCAGTAGGAGAAGGAATAAAAACTAAAGTTAATGTAAATCTTGGAGTATCAGAAGACTGCTGTGATTATTGCGGAGAAATGGTAAAGGTACAGAAAGCTATTGAATATGGTGCTGATGCAATAATGGACTTAAGTACTTTTGGAGATACTAAAAAATTCAGAAGAGAGCTTGTAGATAAATCATCAGTTATGCTTGGAACAGTTCCAATGTATGATGCAGTTGCAAAATTAGGAAAAAATATAAAGGATATGTCTATTGAAGAATTATTTAGAGTGGTAGAAGAACATTGTGAAGATGGAATAGATTTTCTTACTATTCATGCTGGATTAAACAGAACCTGTGTAGATAGATTAAAAAATAATAAAAGATTGACTAAAATTGTAAGCAGGGGAGGTTCTATACTTTTTCAATGGATGATGCTGAATGATAAAGAAAATCCTTTCTTTGAGCATTATGACAGACTTCTTGATATCTGCAGAAAATATGATGTTACACTTAGTCTGGGAGATGGACTCAGACCTGGAAGTATTCATGATTCCACAGATGCACCTCAGATACAGGAATTGCTTATACTTGGGGAACTTACAAAAAGAGCTTGGGCAAAAGATGTGCAGGTAATGATAGAAGGACCAGGGCATGTACCTATGCACGAGATAGTAACAAATATGCAGATTGAGAAAAAGCTATGCCACAATGCACCTTTTTATGTATTAGGACCTTTAGTTACAGATATTGCTCCTGGATATGATCATATTACAGCTGCCATTGGTGGAGCTATTGCAGCATCTTCAGGAGCAGACTTTCTTTGTTATGTAACACCAGCAGAACATTTAAGACTGCCTACTCTTGAAGATATGAAAGAGGGAATAATGGCATCAAGAATTGCAGGTCATGCTGCCGATATAGCAAAAGGATTAAAAGGTGCTATTGAATGGGATCATAGAATGAGTAAATTCAGAGGAGAACTTAACTGGAAAGGAATGTTCAGCGAGTGTATAGACCCTGAAAAAGCAGAAGCATACAGAGCATCCTCTGCTCCAATAGAAGAAGAGGTATGCACTATGTGTGGAGATTTATGTCCAATGAAAAGATGTAATGAGATTCTGGATTAGGAATAGAAAGGAAGAATATGGATATAATTTTAAATGGAAAAAGTTATTCAATAGAAAAAAACTTTACAGTTCAGAAACTTCTTAAAAAGCTAGAGGAAGAATGGTCAATAGAGCTCAGTGGAGCAGTTGTTCTTGTAAATGATGAAATAGTGAAAAAAGATAGATGGGAAGAAAGTGAGATATTTGAAAATGCAGAAATAGAAGTACTTTCTTTTGTATCTGGAGGGTAATTATTAAAATAGCTGCAATAATATTTTTAGAGAATTTTAATATTGAATATGAATAAGAGATTTATATTTTAAAAAACTTGTGTGAATTATAATCAGAAGTATAATTTTAGAACTTTTTAATAGAAAGATTTGTTTTAATTTTATTTATAAAAGATAAAAGAATAAATGACTAGATTGTAATATAGTAGTTCTGTTAATCAGAGATATCTTATTATTAATTTGTAGAAAGATGTTATAAATCAATTTTATGTTTTGTTTAATTAATTATATAAATCTTTCTGAAGTTTTAAAATTTAATCTTATTTTTATTTACATATATTGAATAGAAAAGGAAGGTAAAATGGATAAATTTATATTAAAAGGACATGAATTTAGAAGCAGACTTCTTACAGGAACAGGAAAATTTTCTGATAAAAATTTAGTAGCTCCTATGATGGAAGCCAGTGGATCACAAATAATAACAATGGCATTGAGAAGAATAAATTTTCAAAATCCTAAAGAAAATATTTTAAATTATATACCTAAACACATAACACTGTTGCCTAATACATCAGGAGCAAGGACAGCAGAAGAAGCAGTAAAAATAGCGAGAATTGCAAGAGAAGCTGGATGTGGAGATTTTATTAAGATAGAAATAATTAATGATTCACAATATCTTATGCCAGATAATTCAGAAACAATAAAGGCTACAAAAATATTAGCTGATGAAGGATTTACTGTACTTCCATATATGATGCCTGACCTCATAGCTGCTAAAAGAATGGAAGATGCAGGAGCAGCAGCAGTTATGCCTCTAGGTTCTCCCATTGGTTCAAATAGAGGAATAGTTACTAAGCCTCTTATTGAAATGATGCTGGAGACTAACAGA
This Fusobacterium sp. DNA region includes the following protein-coding sequences:
- a CDS encoding sodium:alanine symporter family protein, whose amino-acid sequence is MDSILQIVKNINNVLWSYLLIFLLCGTGIMFTVMLKGVQVTRFMDSVRRVFHRGSRKGKADSQGMNSFQSLATAVAAQVGTGNLAGAATAIAAGGPGAIFWMWVTAFFGMATIFAEAVLAQIYKEDINGEVRGGPAFYISKGLKCKGLAVFFSITIIIALGFVGNMVQANSIGEAFNEAFGINPIIMGAVTVVIAGLIFKGGVKQIASFTEKVVPFMAVLYIIGGLYILLSNLSGTIHGIEMIFVGAFNPRAATGGLLGVGVKQAVRYGVARGLFSNEAGMGSTPHAHAIAKVRNPVDQGIVAMFGVFFDTFIILTITALIILSNVPIDGKMTGISLTQFAFKQGMGQLGTIFVAVALLFFAFSTIIGWYFFGEANIRYLFSSKKSVDIYSYVVLVFIFLGCLLKVELVWELADMFNGLMVLPNIIALIGLSGVVKKGLEEYNRKEGNFK
- the thiC gene encoding phosphomethylpyrimidine synthase ThiC; amino-acid sequence: MYSTQMEAAKKGIFTKEMEIVARDENLTKEELMEKMAQGRVVIPANINHKNLYPRAVGEGIKTKVNVNLGVSEDCCDYCGEMVKVQKAIEYGADAIMDLSTFGDTKKFRRELVDKSSVMLGTVPMYDAVAKLGKNIKDMSIEELFRVVEEHCEDGIDFLTIHAGLNRTCVDRLKNNKRLTKIVSRGGSILFQWMMLNDKENPFFEHYDRLLDICRKYDVTLSLGDGLRPGSIHDSTDAPQIQELLILGELTKRAWAKDVQVMIEGPGHVPMHEIVTNMQIEKKLCHNAPFYVLGPLVTDIAPGYDHITAAIGGAIAASSGADFLCYVTPAEHLRLPTLEDMKEGIMASRIAGHAADIAKGLKGAIEWDHRMSKFRGELNWKGMFSECIDPEKAEAYRASSAPIEEEVCTMCGDLCPMKRCNEILD
- the thiS gene encoding sulfur carrier protein ThiS, with the translated sequence MDIILNGKSYSIEKNFTVQKLLKKLEEEWSIELSGAVVLVNDEIVKKDRWEESEIFENAEIEVLSFVSGG
- a CDS encoding thiazole synthase; translated protein: MDKFILKGHEFRSRLLTGTGKFSDKNLVAPMMEASGSQIITMALRRINFQNPKENILNYIPKHITLLPNTSGARTAEEAVKIARIAREAGCGDFIKIEIINDSQYLMPDNSETIKATKILADEGFTVLPYMMPDLIAAKRMEDAGAAAVMPLGSPIGSNRGIVTKPLIEMMLETNRVPIIVDAGIGRPSDAAIAMEMGCDAVLVNTAIATAQDPVKMGRAFSLAVEAGREAFLAKIAEEKKYASASSPLTGFLFRGDK